The genomic DNA TCGCCTCGTAGGCCGCCGTGAGATACGCCACCCCTAGGGCCTCGATATCGTCGCCGCCCTGCGCGACGGTCGGCTCCCAGAAGCGGGTGTAGACCGGCGCAGGGTCCGGGCAGCCGATCTGCTCGATCTCGGTGAGGTAGTGGGCAGGCACCATGCGGGTGTAGGTCGGGTCGAACTGCCAGCCGATCTTCTGGCTGACACACCAGTCGTAGATCGTGTCCATCCGGTCCGCAGTCACCAGAAACGGGCCATGGAACATCTTGGCAACAAAGTAGCGCAGCGGGACCCCGATCGTGCGGGCCATGCGTATGGTCTGCCCATCGCGCATCGTCCCGGCGAAGTGGCCGTCGGTCGAAGCCAGTGCCGCCACATTGCGGGTGGAAAGTGCCACCGCGATCCCGTCGTTGTCCGCTCCGGTGAGTGCGCTACTGCGAACTCCCACCAGGTCTACGAGTCTCTCAATTCCGTGTAACATGGCTCAGTCATTCGGCGACAGAGGCCAGATTTCCTCCCTTGGTCCCCCCCGATCAGAACGGGGGGCTGGAGAGCCTACGGCTGGAAAGGCCGTTCCGGCCATGGGCGGGAAGCGCCCTTCGTGTCGGAGCCTGCGACGACAGCAAGACGCCCCGATCTAAACGGGGAGCGTCCAGGCCTCGCGCTGCGGTGTCGAGAGCCACTCTGCGCCCGTCTCGGTCACCACTACCATGTCCTCCAGGCTCCAGTACCCATGCCCCTCGACCGCAACCCCCAGCTCCAGCGTGTAGACCTGCCCAGCCTCGATAGGCCAGTACGGGGTCTCGCCGTAGCGTGCCCAACAAGGCCCGAGCAACCCTCCGCCATCGTGGGCGACACGCCCCACTTGGTGCCCCAGTGCATGCAGGTACTCCGGGTAGCCCGCCGCGACCAAGAAGCTCCGCGCGGCCGCATCCACCTCCCAGCCGCTCACGCCAGGCCTCAGCGCGGCAAAACCCGCCTCGATCGCGCCCAAGACGGCGGCGTGGGCACGCGAGACTGCCTCGGGAATCTCGCTCCCCACAAACCAGCAGCGCTGCAGGTCCGACGCGTAGCCGTTCTGCACGACGCCAAGGTCGATGTGCAAGATATGCCCAGGAGCCAGCGCAAGGGAGCTGGGCGCACTATGTCCGACCGCGGAGTCTGGGCCGCAGTTGACAATGGGATTGCCTTCCTGCTCCCACGCAAAGCCCAGTCCGCGCACCTCCATCTGTGCGTGCACAAAGTCGGCGAGCTGGCGCTCGGTGATACCGGGTTTGGCGCGCTCGGCGATCTCCGCAAACAGACGATCTGTCTCGACAATCGCGCCACGCATCGCCGCCAGCTCGGTCGCGGTCTTGCGGCCCCGCAGCGCCCGAATGATCGGCTCCGCACTGATGAGAGCACCGGCAAAGCGTGTGCGGGCCAAGTAGCTCTCCAGGAGCCGGAACATCCCGTAGGTCAGCCCATCGCACTTATCGTCGTTCTCGGAGAAGTTCACCGCGATCTTGGGGCTCGCCACGCTCACGGGAATCAGCTCCTCCAGCGCATCGACCAGCGGCTCACGGATGCCCTGCACGTAGCCAATCGTCTCGTCCCAGTCGCCGGATTTTTCCAGGCCATCGAGGTCGTAGTTCCCCGCGACCACCACCTTCTTGCCCGTCTTGCTGACAAGCAGCGCGCTCTGCCAGGTGAGACCGCCCTCCATCAGAAACGGCAGGCACGGGTCGGCGATTCCACTGGTCTCGCGCACAAAGGTCAGCCAGACATCGGCCTCGGACTGCGCCACAATCGCGGCGGCTTGGTTTAGTTTCTCACGGGTCAGGTCACTCATGGCCGAAAGTTCGCGATGCAGGAGACAAATCCCTCTCTGGTGAAACGGGGGTTGTGTTCCAGCAAAAGCGTCCGCCACGAGCAAGCCTTCAGGTGCGCCTCCTGCGAAACTTCGATGCCACCCTGCGGGAGCTGCGCGACCAGGGAGCAACGGAGTCGCTGGAGGCCCTTGCCGCGTGTTTGACCGCCTACACACGGCGCTCTCGGCTCAAGGAGCTCGGTTTTGCTGTCGTCCTGGGTCTGTTTTTAGCAGGCTTGCTCCTAGTTCAGATCAGCCCGTTTGTGTTCCTCGTTGGAAGCATCGTCCTTGGCGCGATCTTTTGGGGGCCGGTTCGTGATCAGCTCAACCCGACTCGGGAGGTGCTTCTGCGGGCAACCATCGCGCTTCTCGACGGCCTCACGCGCACCGACCTACCGGGACTCTTCGCACTGCTCCATGCCCTGGAGCGGGGACGCCCCGACTCAAATAACCTAGAGCGACGTGTGCGTTTTGCGGCGCTTCGGCTCCTAAGTAAGAACCTTATCCAGACACCGCACGGGGAGCTTGCCCAGCTCACCGCAGAGAACCGGCGTCTCTTGGGTCGTGAGCTCAAGCGCTTGCTCCGCAGACCAACGGGCCAAGCGGACCTGGATATCGAGCTCCCTCTTCGGCTCTTTGTCGTGCTGACAGAGCTTCGGGAGCCCGGCTTGCACACACAGACAACTCTTGCGCTTGCCCACACCGAGGAGCGGTTACAGGAGGCGGCACGGGAGTACCAGGCGACACTAAACCCGTAGGAAGACGTCTTTTTTGTAGAGCCCCCAGAGCGCCAGGAGGGTGAAGAACATCGAGCCAAAGCTGCGGCAGAGCTCTTTGTTCTCCGGGTGGAGACGCGCGACTCCCTCCAGAAACTTCATCGCGATCTCATCGAAGGGAATGATCGCCGCGCCCATGTAGGCCGTGATGGCGTTCATCCCGATAATCACCCAAACAATCGAGCCCCAGCGCCATTTCTTGACATCGAGGATGTAGTAGAACAGCGCCAGGAGCACGAGGCTCAGCCCTCCTGCGACACACACAAAGGAGCTGGTCCAGATCTTCT from Armatimonas rosea includes the following:
- a CDS encoding M24 family metallopeptidase, which encodes MSDLTREKLNQAAAIVAQSEADVWLTFVRETSGIADPCLPFLMEGGLTWQSALLVSKTGKKVVVAGNYDLDGLEKSGDWDETIGYVQGIREPLVDALEELIPVSVASPKIAVNFSENDDKCDGLTYGMFRLLESYLARTRFAGALISAEPIIRALRGRKTATELAAMRGAIVETDRLFAEIAERAKPGITERQLADFVHAQMEVRGLGFAWEQEGNPIVNCGPDSAVGHSAPSSLALAPGHILHIDLGVVQNGYASDLQRCWFVGSEIPEAVSRAHAAVLGAIEAGFAALRPGVSGWEVDAAARSFLVAAGYPEYLHALGHQVGRVAHDGGGLLGPCWARYGETPYWPIEAGQVYTLELGVAVEGHGYWSLEDMVVVTETGAEWLSTPQREAWTLPV